One Salvia miltiorrhiza cultivar Shanhuang (shh) chromosome 6, IMPLAD_Smil_shh, whole genome shotgun sequence genomic window, CACCCGCCCTATGTgacatctctctttctctctctcttctatttATTACCCTTGCAATaatgcaaatatataaaatgatttTATGCATGTTGATTATATTTTTCTTGGACCTACGTCAACATacgtaatattatattataggAGAAACTCTAGTCGAGGCAACTCAAATTTCATCATAATTCAACGCTATTTCTAAGTCTTCTAACTCAATAGTGTGCATACACACTATTGATAACAAAATCTGATACGATTCAATATGATCAATATTCTGTAATTTGATATTATTGAATATTACTAATGAAGTAAAACTCTCATAGAGTCTTGTTATATtatcactaaaaaaaaaattccattaGTGACATGAGGTTTGGTGGCTATTATGcatgtcataaaaattagtgacatttgTTGATGTAGCAAATCACTAATAATTACACTTTCAAACCCCACTAATTTTTGTGACACGAATATTAGCTACCAAGCCTCATGTCACTAATAGAAACTTTTTTTGTATGTtttgtaatactccctccgtccacaatttaatgccctgttTGGCTTTAAAAAActgtccacaaattaatgccctgttttgctttttgtacctttttactctcctattttttctatatttactacactttgccactaatggacccaccttcaaacacctttttcacttttatattctatatttactacactttatcactttatcactttagtcaactactttatcactttagtcaactacccttatatttcatccacatcacctttttcagctttcttagtctccgtgccaggacccaagtagggcattaatttgtggacggagggagtattacatttaattttagatTTTCTAAACTAGTTAGAAATAtattatagtactccctccgtcttcGAAAATATGACCTAAGGGAGCGAGGGTGGCATGAGTTTTGAGAAAACTTGTGTTGTTTATTTAGTATAACTCTCCATAAAGGTAAACCTTTTCTTAGTCGAACCAACACGAGTGTCGAATTTCCTAAcaaaaataatgtattttaacAATGAATTTACAAGAAGAATCAAGGTCGTGCCATAAAAGGCTTTTTCACACACTTCATTGAAATTTTTGGGGGTAGATAAAGTATTATCTCGAACTTGTCATGCATATATTTGATTTTCCATTGCAAATTTtaggaggggggggggggggaattacataaatgaaagaatcACAACTCTCTCTTGATCTGCAGCTCATTCAAGATGATCATGAGGCCGGATCGCCAAGAAGATCGCCGCGCACTGCCTGAGACGACGGTGGCTGTCCCCATCGGCAGAGGCACGGCGCGTCCTCTGCAGGTGGCGCCGCCAACCTAGTTGGATGTTGACCGCGGCCCAAGTCCTCCAGTTTGACGAATAATATCTGGCCGTACGTGTCAGCCTCTCATTCGCGAACTTATAGCGGAAGTGATCCGTGATGTATTTAAGGCTGTTCGCATCGAGACCGAACGCCTCCGTTGAGTCAACGCAAGTCAACGTCGCGGACGACGGCGGCAGCCTATCCAAAAACGGCCGCCGGAGGCACCACGACATAAGCTCGTCCCCGAAGAATCCCCCCGCCTCGATCAGGCTCGTCGCCACCATTCCCCGGCTCAGGTTTTGGCTACTCTTCACGCGACCACGAACCACAAACACCATTCTCGCCACCGGGTCTCCCTCTCGTATGATCTATTTCAAACCAATCCAttcttattaattaataaactcttttttttttaaattaataatacttcctccgtctctaAAAAATTTTGTAATTTGGACACGTCCACAAAATATAGGTCATGCATTTTCATTTATAGATGCTGAATCTTTTTTCACTCACATACACTCAACTACTCGTTTTCTTTAGAACTATTTTTCGGGGACGAAGCAAGTGAAGAGAGTACCTTCTCGCCTTTGGAGATGAGAATGGGCTTAACACGGTCGCATATGTTGTCGAGGATCAAATCATCCAAGCTGTGGAACAAGGGCACACGTTTGATGAGGTCAAGACAGAGGAAGCGCTTAATGTCGCGGCGGAGCCCCTCCGGCAGGTCCTTGATGGTGTCCATCTCGTTGTCGCCCCCGACGGCGGACCAGCGGTGGCGCTCGTAGCGGCGGACCCTCCGCCTGAGCTGGGACGGCAGCTGGCGCCGCTTCATCCACCACTCCATGTCGCGGCACCGCAGCTGCATCTTCCTCTTCTTGGCCATCACCGCGTGCAGAAACACCTGCAAATTAATCCTCTCAATCAATCAACATCATTTCCAACTCAAAAAAATATCACCTCAGCTCATGCATGCACCTTAATTTCTGGAACATTCTAGATAGAATCACCTGGATATTACCAATGAGCAGAGTGAAGAGCATCAAACCGCTCAGAACCGCGCTGATGCTGAACATCACCTCCAGCCACTGGCTCGTCGGCTCCAAGTCGTTCCCAAAAGTGCtacaacaaaataaataaataaatcaaaccatattaattaatttaagttataagAAGAAAGTATATATACCTCAAGGTCATCAATCCCCAGAAAATGGGATAAAGAATTTTGACGGCGATGGAGTTGCTGGAGACAACAGGGAGAGCCCATTTGTAGATTCCATATTGAAAAGGTCCATTAACATCGAAACAAGTAGAATTAATGGGAAGATGAGAAGCAGCAGCGGAGGAGCAGGAGAGAGAGATATCGGCATTGCACAAGGCGACGCGTTGGATGGCAAGAACATACCAGCAGCCGCCGGCGACCTTGAATTCAATTTGGGAATCAATTAATTAAcgataaattaaatgaaataaatatgGAAAGTGGAGATGGGGATTACGTGAGAAGCGATGAAGTAGGCGATGAGATTGAGGGCGAAACCCCACCAAATGGTGCCGAAGATGTAGCCGGTGACGTTGGCCATTCTTCGCATTAAGGAGATGCTGTGATACACTTTGGGGAGAAACTGGAAGAGGAACATCAGCAGCATAATCGTCATTATCGAACATATCTTGTTCTCTTTGATCAATCTCGGCACTACAAACCAGAACACCGCCTGCACCAACAACTTAATTtaacttcattttaattttcagtttagaGAGATTAATTAGGGTTCATTGTATTATACTActataatttttgtttttataataAGTATTAATGAACTAAATAGTAAGATACGAAATGTGACGCAACAAGCCGTGCCGTGGGAGACATGGATACTAATTAACATTACTACCAAAAAATGAAGCTTAAAAAGGTGTACACTCTAGTTTTGGAATAATCAACCCTACTCATTATTATTAActcaaaattgaaaatcaaataccAAAAAATAGTAATAGACCTCAGTGTACTCCCTTTGTTCCACGTCAAGTGACCTAATTCTTTttggcacggttattaaggagggTAAGATTGTAGTATACAATATGTGAGCTCATATTTATTATAGTAAAAATTTATTactaaaaaaggaaacatgcTAAGTCGAATGTGACGGcccgaaaaaaaaaactagaccAAATGAAATGGCACGAAAGGAGTAATAAATACCAACTAATTATTATATagttaaattaaaatacaaaattcaaattagGGAAAAGTATActgcaaaaataaaagatatgcataaatatatGAAACTTCAGAGTATAAAAAGCGTTTAAAAGGTAAAAATACACAAAGGAAAACGGCGACTTCTGTATATggcacaaaaaataaaatataatcattAAAGATAGCAGCAAGATTTTAGGACGTATCCTCCTACATCAACCACAGTAAAAATGCTATGtttcttttccattttttaAGAAGCTGAAAATAAAAGAAGGCATCACCAAAATTCCTCCTATCAGTTAACCTCCAAAAACGATATGCAACAAAgaga contains:
- the LOC130989622 gene encoding cyclic nucleotide-gated ion channel 2 isoform X1, which codes for MPLSHNPTSPRWFGIFRRGSLDDGAAEDHQILSVGGECYACTQVGVPVFHSTSCDGANQPEWEASAGSSLLPIRDRAGAQKHGGGPEPRSARRLWSVLDPRSKRVQRWNRAFLLARGMALAVDPLFFYALSIGRGGSPCLYLDGGLAAAVTVLRTCVDAVHLCHLLLQFRIAYVSRESLVVGCGKLVWDARAVAAHYLRSLRGFWFDVFVILPVPQLLVQAVFWFVVPRLIKENKICSIMTIMLLMFLFQFLPKVYHSISLMRRMANVTGYIFGTIWWGFALNLIAYFIASHVAGGCWYVLAIQRVALCNADISLSCSSAAASHLPINSTCFDVNGPFQYGIYKWALPVVSSNSIAVKILYPIFWGLMTLSTFGNDLEPTSQWLEVMFSISAVLSGLMLFTLLIGNIQVFLHAVMAKKRKMQLRCRDMEWWMKRRQLPSQLRRRVRRYERHRWSAVGGDNEMDTIKDLPEGLRRDIKRFLCLDLIKRVPLFHSLDDLILDNICDRVKPILISKGEKIIREGDPVARMVFVVRGRVKSSQNLSRGMVATSLIEAGGFFGDELMSWCLRRPFLDRLPPSSATLTCVDSTEAFGLDANSLKYITDHFRYKFANERLTRTARYYSSNWRTWAAVNIQLGWRRHLQRTRRASADGDSHRRLRQCAAIFLAIRPHDHLE
- the LOC130989622 gene encoding cyclic nucleotide-gated ion channel 2 isoform X2; protein product: MPLSHNPTSPRWFGIFRRGSLDDGAAEDHQILSVGGECYACTQVGVPVFHSTSCDGANQPEWEASAGSSLLPIRDRAGAQKHGGGPEPRSARRLWSVLDPRSKRVQRWNRAFLLARGMALAVDPLFFYALSIGRGGSPCLYLDGGLAAAVTVLRTCVDAVHLCHLLLQFRIAYVSRESLVVGCGKLVWDARAVAAHYLRSLRGFWFDVFVILPVPQAVFWFVVPRLIKENKICSIMTIMLLMFLFQFLPKVYHSISLMRRMANVTGYIFGTIWWGFALNLIAYFIASHVAGGCWYVLAIQRVALCNADISLSCSSAAASHLPINSTCFDVNGPFQYGIYKWALPVVSSNSIAVKILYPIFWGLMTLSTFGNDLEPTSQWLEVMFSISAVLSGLMLFTLLIGNIQVFLHAVMAKKRKMQLRCRDMEWWMKRRQLPSQLRRRVRRYERHRWSAVGGDNEMDTIKDLPEGLRRDIKRFLCLDLIKRVPLFHSLDDLILDNICDRVKPILISKGEKIIREGDPVARMVFVVRGRVKSSQNLSRGMVATSLIEAGGFFGDELMSWCLRRPFLDRLPPSSATLTCVDSTEAFGLDANSLKYITDHFRYKFANERLTRTARYYSSNWRTWAAVNIQLGWRRHLQRTRRASADGDSHRRLRQCAAIFLAIRPHDHLE